From one Lycium ferocissimum isolate CSIRO_LF1 chromosome 5, AGI_CSIRO_Lferr_CH_V1, whole genome shotgun sequence genomic stretch:
- the LOC132057100 gene encoding uracil phosphoribosyltransferase, which produces MACHSLIYTPPYPHPPISFSAYRQNNLPTLNFHSKKVCNSRSRRMSLVCAMAAENKVVSGDRMLVFVPPHPLIKHWVSVLRNEQTPCPVFKNAMAELGRLLMYEASRDWLPTVAGEIQSPMGVASVEFVDPREPVAIVPILRAGLALAEHAASILPATKTYHLGVSRNEETLQASVYLNKLPDKFPEGSRVIVVDPMLATGGTIVAAIDLIKERGVDNSQIKVICAVAAPPALTKLSEKFPRLHVYAGILDPTVNEKGFIIPGLGDAGDRSFGT; this is translated from the exons ATGGCGTGCCACTCTCTTATTTATACCCCCCCTTACCCCCACCCTCCTATTTCTTTCTCCGCCTATCGGCAAAATAATCTGCCCACACTCAATTTTCACTCTAAAAAG GTTTGTAATTCTCGTAGTAGAAGGATGAGTTTGGTTTGTGCTATGGCGGCGGAGAATAAAGTGGTATCTGGTGATAGAATGCTG GTGTTTGTTCCCCCACATCCTCTGATTAAGCACTGGGTTTCCGTTCTTCGAAATGAACAGACGCCTTGCCCAGTTTTCA AGAATGCCATGGCTGAGCTTGGTAGATTGCTTATGTATGAAGCTTCAAGAGATTGGTTG CCAACCGTAGCAGGAGAGATCCAGTCACCAATGGGTGTTGCATCAGTGGAATTCGTTGATCCAAGGGAGCCTGTTGCG ATTGTTCCCATTTTGAGAGCTGGTCTGGCTCTTGCAGAGCATGCGGCATCAATTTTGCCAGCAACAAAAACATATCATCTAG GTGTAAGCAGAAATGAAGAAACACTTCAGGCCTCTGTATACTTGAACAA gtTGCCTGATAAATTTCCTGAAGGTTCTCgtgtgattgttgttgatccAATGCTGGCAACTG GTGGTACAATAGTTGCAGCTATTGACCTAATAAAGGAACGTGGAGTTGACAATAGTCAGATTAAAGTG ATATGTGCAGTGGCTGCTCCTCCTGCTCTCACAAAGCTCAGTGAGAAGTTTCCACG ATTGCACGTATACGCTGGAATACTTGATCCAACTGTTAATGAGAAAGG GTTTATTATCCCCGGATTGGGAGATGCTGGAGACCGTAGCTTTGGCACATGA